The Solanum lycopersicum chromosome 8, SLM_r2.1 DNA segment gaaaataccTTACTAAACTTAATCTTTCTGTCTTTCACTGAAATCTATCATCAATGACATATTTCATCATCACAGCTTTCAAAGTACGTTTATTCTTAGAAACTTGATCCTCAATGTCTTCTTTACGATTCATATTGCAGATAATAGAGTTACTTAACTCAGTACTGATTAATGGTGCACTAATAACTATTGTTTGGTTATCAGTAGTACTTTCTCCGTTTATACTATACATGCCAATATCTTCTTCATACTAATTTCTACAATTTATATCACGATCGTTCACAAATACAGTTACACAAATGGGCTACTTTGCGAATTCTCGAGCTTCTTTCTTCAATGAGACATATACTCTCATTCCCATATCGTTGTGTATCTCCAAAGGTGCAATGCTACCTTCTATTTTATACTTAAGTTTCAATTTGTTATACATCAAATCTACCCCAATCTGATTAGCAACTTCATCAACTAAATCTTTATATGATGCATATTCTTTAATCATAATTGCCTCAGTTATGTAATCAacatagtaattattttttagtccAATGTCTAGAATGCTTTATTATAAAACTAATGTTTTCCATATATACTTTCtagtaaaaaaaatcacatagtCCATACTAGAtatgaaaataatgacattaCCATTAATTTGTATCAAGAATACAAAACAATAAAGTTACAATAGTAAATCAAATAAACGATTCGAACATTATTACTTGTCTAAACAATTGATGCATAAAGTATGTATTTTGTTGGATATATAATTTCGTATACAAAAgtttaaaaaacaatttcaaatcagaatattatttatatatatcaatacaAAAGTTAAAGATAGTTGCattgattaaaatatataataattcaaaatgcaAATACATACGAATAATTATTATACAAACAAAATCGCATCAAATCACaaacaaatacaaaacatataaggattaattaactaaaacatACCTGACTTTCGACTTTTCgtttgtgtttatttttcaaaaatcgtTTACCCAGTTTATTCTCAAAAACAATAAACTcgcaataatttatttttttttggatgaacaTCATGAATAATGAGCGGATATATCAttcagattttgaaaaaattgtaactGATGTAGGAGTTTTAAGCATCTGTtactttttatagtttttttctcCCCTAAATAGCTAcagtttgttatataaattatgtattctttttaattaaacaaaataattaaaatataattaaaatacataataaggtAAAATTTTGACATTATCACTAAATATCGAAAGTGTTGACACTATACcctattaaatactaaaataatatcatttaaaaaaatttccctATTTTATATGCTAAAAAATAATGGGAATGGGTTGTTGATTGTTGGAAATGGATATGGGCTGAAAATTGGGAATGTTGGGCTGCtaaaatttatgtgaaaataacttaaatacacaactataatttttatattctctaattttccctactttttttaaatattacataattccctattttttttattttagtataagtttttagatacattacactctctctcctataatacacatttaccaattttaatgcctattttttctccattaaaacactcaacctcttaaatcagtttttgaattttaaattttttccatttaaacactcaaccttttaatcagctttttaattttgaattattaaatttaattaaatttaaataaaagaacaaattttgaaattttgaatttcaaaattcaaaaaatatagaaGCAGGGTAACTTCCACTGCATTCTACCGTTCTTACCAAAGTCACCTtgcacttcttttttttccttaatcgtCTTCATCCCACTATTTCTTCATAACTTTGAATCTTCTCAACCCAAcagatttttctattttcttctttatattcttaatcCATATTCGACTATTTCTTCCTAATATTGAATCGTAAGAACCCAGACCCTTTTTATAGttaatccatcatcaattcgtatattcttctctttttcgtttttgttaattgttctattacTTCATAGTAATGGATCCGTCAATCAATAGAAGGATATATGATTCCGATGATgataattggaaagaaaataggaaaaagtctttgcatgatcctatgaatcttcaaaaggattcaaacaaagaccATGGCGAAACATCAAAGGTTGTAAAAATAcaaccaaaaaggaaaaaagaagcagcaaacaCTGTTGTTAGGCCTACATTGTCTCGGGTTAGTATATTGGTACTTAAAAATGGTGTtgtttaaattagtaaaatttttaaggaatcaagtgtgcttgctgatacattttaaaaagggtgtatagtgttttagatggTCAACTGATACGTGAATTTGTTgtgtttcataatattttatatgtatcattaggtttttgaaaattattataatgtatcattcaataagtGTAGTAAAGTATAAtctgtgcttgatgatacatgTTGAATCTGTGTGTACATTGTTTAGTAAATGTAATGATACATGTAGTAGCTATGTATCACATGTTCTGCATGTAGTATGAATTCCTGTATGATATCATGTATCAataaggtattagttgtttagttgatttactcatacatgttttgaaacttgttataatgtatcattcattaagtttaataaatgctTAATCAGATAtagttgatgatacatatagattctttgtgtatgttgtttagtcgctgtttatgatacatgtattagacatgtatcacatgttataatgttttatttaattcaatgataCATGTTATagacatgtatcacatgtttttcatataGTATGAAATTCTGAAAACTGAAACCATGTATCATTAAGttattagttgttttatttagtagttATATTTCTATATCGTTTTAATTTGcggttttattttcaaattgcagCCACTGaagtacaagattaaaaagatacCAACACATCCCATAAGGTTTGCTGTCAACTTTAACAACAATTTcctaaaggactttgaaaaataCGTGGGGGATAATGTTATCCAAATGTTTAAGGATACAATTTTTGGACCCTTTTTAGACATCTCTAAATGTAATTTTCAGGGCCAAATAACTAAGTGCTTATTGCTTTTAGAATTGGAACAAAGCAACCCTAATATGTTGCATATTAGACATTCCAACGGGTGTGTCCTGAAATTTGGTATAGATGATTTTGCATTATTAACAGGACTTAAGGTCAGAGGAAATACCAATGATTTCAAATACCCAGAACAAACTAATTGTAtgctttttaaaaagtatttccCTGGTGCAGTCAATAGTGTTACAAAGCATCAACTAGTTCAAAGGTTTAAGATGGGTAATTGGGAGAGCAATCAGGATGCACTCCAAATGTCTATGCTGTTCTTTATTCATACATTTGTATTAGCTACTATTGATAACACAGCGATATCTATTGTCGACTTTCTAATGGTTGAAGatggtagatatcaacattttcctTGGGGTCAGCTATCATTTTCCAAACTAATTGGTTCACTTAGACAGGATTTTGACGTTAGTAAAAAGTTGTACCGATTATATGGGATGCCATATGCACTAAATGTTTGGATATACGAATGTGCATCCAATTTAAATTCAGAAATAGCGGTGAGAGAACGCAATGTCATCCCAAGAATATGCAATTGGAGAGTTGTGTCTGAAAAGGCAAAGTTTGAAATGCTTATGTCCACCAttttccaaaaggtaaaattttatttttgtatatggaATATCGTTATTTATGTCTTTGTGATACATTATGAATTATTACTGTATCTAACAGTTaaattatcttatgtgtttgtgATACATTTAGAATGCATGTTCAAACATTGTCCCAACAGCAGAGGAAATTGAAGCTTTTGATATTGCTCAAGTTGAACATGCTCATTCTACATCAATACCATTAGTACAACCAAACGAGCAAGATGatttagatgatttctccacaAGACCGCCAGAACAGTTATTGAGGACATATTCTAGAGTGTCTGATACATCTCCTCCACCACcgccaaaaagaagaaaaaaatcgattattcaaaaaaagaagGTGTCAGAACAAAAACAGCCTGATCAATCAAATGTGTCTCCGACACCGGATGATGATGTACATGTTTCCATGTCAAGTCTGCCTCAACATTCGAATGTTGATGATGTACATAGTTCTGTTCCACAAGTGTCACCGAAATCGGCTGCTGATGTACATGGTTCTGTTCCAGACGTTTCTCAGAACCCGGCTGCTGATGTTCATGGATATGCAGATTCACAGAATGTCAACAATATGATTCCTCATATTGAAGAGTTGAAAGGATATTTGAAAACTTACgtaagtaaattattttgtaatttttaaacaaacttttatttatcctaaatgtatctattatttttaggttgacaagaaatttgaggaattgattattttgataaaagcaAATCACTCCCAGCTGATGCAATCTATTAGCAAAGAGAACATCAATTTTCAGGCTGATACAAGCACATTTCAGTCTGACAAATAAACATCTCAGCAAATACCGGTTGATCTCGATGATATGGGTGGTGTAGCTGAGGATGGTGGTGGTTTTTCTGGTAAAAATGGTGAGCATCATATCGTCGACGATGCAGGGGATGTCGATGTGGATGGTGTTGGTGTTGCCGTAAATGAGGGTGAACCAATAGTCAGTGATCCAAAGGTAATGTTTATGatacattgggtatgttgtgtATCATGCACATATAGTCAATGTTTTGTATcatgatcattttttttctcattttatattctgTCATGTATCATACATATTTAATCAATACTATGTATCATGTGATTGTTATCAATGTTACGTATCAGCACAAATTATATTAACagtttttatttcaaaactgcATATTCAGGATAGTGACGCACATCAGTCGCACCAAGATTTAAATGAACATATCATGGACTAAGCCGTTGACGACAATGTTCATCACAACATCCCTCATGTGTTGCccgaaaaaacaacaacaagatTCATCGgtacatttttcaattttgatttatgacATACAATTTCATTACACAcaaatttattctaaaaatcATTACATCATATTATACAGGATTCTTCAACTTCAACAACAATATCGCCATCAACTCAAGCAGCAATAGAAGCGCTTATCAAAGATTTGGGTAAAGATGCTACCAATGCTAGACCATTATATTCTTACGATCCAAAGAATATAACTAGCAGCCAGTACTTGTTGACCGACAGTCAATTACCCACTGAAATTCCAATAACGGAGATTGCTGTTAAAACTGATGCAGTCACTCCTGTGCATAGAAATAGAATGCCTTCGAGAAGGATTCAATCTCCATATTGtacttcttttgggtcaagcgaaaagggaaaagagaaattgaaggatATGGCTCGACTCCATTTCCCGTTCGAAGGATGTGGCATTGCAGATAAAGTTTCACCGAAACTGATTGAGGATTACATGAATTGGTTGTTGAGGGGGCTTctaaaaatcataacaataagtaagttttatacattttttttctcagtGTTAGGCGTAATCATTTTATATACAACTAATTCATTATACTTTGTTATATAAAAACTGTAAATAATTGAGTGTTATGTATCATGTACATACATTGAAAACTTATGTATCATATATGCAGGAACGCATCGGACGATAAATACAGATCAAGATCTTGTTCTTTTGGATTTACGatgatggactttgttgttgctTTTCCAATGAACAAGAATTGGTTTTATGCCATGTCACAGCCAAACAAGTGTTGGTCTGATGAGgtaaaatattaaactatttatgaaatatgtatCAGTCATAACTATATTATAACATCATGATACATTATCTATAAGtatcatactatttaattagcAATGATACATTATGTATAAGTATCATACTATTTAATTTGCAAAAGTATCATACTATattcacataattatatttctttttttatattgtttagatgtaaataatttcttactctgttttcattttgtttatagCACATCGATGTGATTTTTTACTACCTtcgtaaaaaatcaaaactttgcaGCATGGATCAATACAGATACACAACAACCCACTGTTTGTTCATGTCACATGTAAAAAACTGTTATGATAGATATTACatggacgatgatgatgatagtcTTACTACACAAGAACATATTGATCGCGCTTCAGTTGTATCTGTACATGAGAGGTCaataattaacatcatcaaagGGTTTGGAATACCAGCTGCTTTACCATGGCATCTTGTAGATGAGGTCTACATCCCAATTAACTGTGATCAACAATTCCATTGGGTGTTGGCTGTTGTTGAGTTGAAAAACAGGTTGATAAGGGTTTTTGACTCATCAATTAGCACAAGGAAACAAACAATTCCTCATGagatcaagatgttgtctaaaATGTTTCCTTCATACCTACTTGACAGtggattttttgaagaaaatgaacgCACAAAATTTGCTGATTGTCAAGCATATAAAGACAACAATAATGGATCACTTCTGGAGCCTCAAGTTCCTTTCATGATAGAATTTGCACAAGACATCCCTACACAGGAAAGCGATAGCCTGTAAGTATCAAGAATTTTTTCAGTTGccctttttaatgtatcattaagtttttaatttattctgtATTTTTTGTAGAGACTGTGGGTTATATGTTACTGCATTTGCCGAGTATATCAGTGACCAAATCAATATATCTTATGCTGATTTTAATTCTGATTACCTGCGTCAAAGATATGGAGCATTGCTGTGGAGTTATGGAAGTGAGAAGGCTAAGTGCGGATATGTTAGCGACAATGATGATCCACCAAAATCCAGGGGCGTAGTCACACCACCACCAGAAGAAGATTTAGTTCACATAGCGTAGCATTTCATGATAAAACaatgttttaatgttatatttattatttttatatgttattgaacaactatttttatcctttttaatgttatttttttggttttgtcaatttccatgaatatttttttcacattacgtaacaaatttgtttatattgaagatataaatatcaaatgatagacgtaaagatttttaaatttttaattaaaaatagacataataaatatactGACAAAACCAGgtttaaatcatttaataaagtataatcaaagtatttataatcaaacatagacataaagatttttaaattttttatttaatctagaTGATACACTGCCAAAACCAAATGATACATATGTACCAGAAACACACTAAAAATAACTGATACATTGGCCAAACCATATGTATAATGTATTGGCCAAACCATATGTATAATGTACAATATGTTACACTCTAATCCTTAAATTTTACAAGATATTTAGGTAAATTGAATAGCATATTCATATGAattgctattatttttttaaaggaaagtTATTTACTGTATATTTCAATAAAAGCATATCCAAAAAAGCATTacacaagttaaattatataaattcacatGATACATGATTTATAGTCATTCTAAAGTACTCAATAACATtaacaatatatttgtattttttatctaaTGGAGATGTATCATTGTGCAAACCAATGATACACACTAAAAGTACATGATACTTTATATAAACAATGTGTAcaaaaaatacacaataaatgtacatgatacactagattaaccatatgtatcatgtacattatGTTATCTTACTGTAGCATAagatttatatattcaaaacaaatattgacaCAAGTATTTTTATCAACACCAATAATAAGAAagtatttataatcataagcacgACTTCAAATGTAATTACCACATGTTTGTACGTTTATTTATCTAAACACAAAGTGTTCAATTTGCAGTCGTAATTAAAACTGAAATTCATTTAAATGTTTACGTgataaattattctttatatCATAGAAACATTACGACAAATTCACTTCTCTTTTGGGtagaaagtacaagttcttctgTTGTGCCCTTCTTGTCCACATTGTCCACGACAATTTGTGTTCACCGAAATCTTTTCATCtgcattctttcttcttctttttcttggtcgTCCAGATGATCTTCTGTATCTAGGTGGATACACAGTTTCAGCTACCACGTGTTTAGGATCTGACCAATCTTTCTTATCTGGCATTGGCACCATTggaatttcatatgtttttgccAACGCATCAGGCTTGTAATAATCAGAGCAATACGGATTCATATCggtgacattcttttttttcaatacaGCTATTGCATGTGAACAAGGTATCTCATCTAGTTGAAATCTACCACAACAACATACTTTCCGCTCAAAACAAACAATATATCTTCTTCCATTTTCATAAACCGAGAAAATAAACTCAGATGATGGAACAACCTGTgtacattaaaaattttaaatatataacttttaaaaaccaaatcatgttaaaaaaaaGCATAATGATACACAgaattagatatatataatataaagtatcATATAATGATACATACCTCCATTTTTGAACTTTTAGCTGCGTTTATAATCAACAATTCCTCAAATTTTCTACCTAATGTGTCCTTTGTGTATGAGGCTACTTCTCTGTTTTTGCAATGCCAAGATCCAAAAAGAATCTAACCTCTTCCAAGAATTCTAATATAGTTAATTGGCGTGCTTCAACAAGACAACCATTGATACATTCTGCAATGTTTGAAGTCATCATTCTACCTCTGTTTACTGTTGCATGAACTCTTGACCACTTTTCGTAACCTGCATATTCAAGGTACTCCTTAACCCTGTGATCATTTCTATCAACCTTAGTCATCAACTTATCAAAATCTTCCTTTCTATATGCCTTGGCCATAGACTAGAATAGATCACTTATGGTCTTTCTGCTCCTTTTGAAGTTTCCACATACATTCTTCCAAAGATGCCAGATGCATGCATAATGAGGTACATCGGGGAACACAATCCTTACACTCTTCATGATACTCTCATTTCTATCTGAAACAACACACATATCTTTTCTATCGCCAAATGCATGTTTGAACTGTTCAAAAAACCATTTCCACGAACAATCACTTTCGGTGTCAACAACACCATATGCCAATGGAAATATGCAACCTGATTACACacacattatattatttgatacttaatatataaaaagacatcattactataaataaaaaatacctgcgccatcaagtgtgcttgctgatacaaatGTCCCTTTGTAAGCTCCACTCAGATGTGCACCATCCACAACAACTACTGGTCTGCAGTATTTAAATCCCCTAATGAATGGTCTTAAGGCGATGAACAGATACATAAATTCATCCTCTTCAGTCTTATGCATTCTTATATAAGAATCTGGATACACAGTTTTTAACATGTGTATGTATCGCGGCATCCGTCTATATCCAGCAGATGGTTTTCCTCTAATCATGGAGAGTGCACGTTCTTTAGCACGCCATGCTTGCTGATAAGATATTTCAACACCATAATATTCtctaatatcatcaattatatcCCTTGGTGTATAAATTCGTTTATAATTGACCAATTTTGGAGCTGTCACTCCACTTACAAATCCCACTGTTGCTTGGACTTTGGTTAATACCCTCTCCCTCATCGGACACGTATGTTCACTATTGAAATTTCTAACAATGAATATATCAGATTTTTTCCTGCACGACGCCTTCATAGTCCAACCACATTTGTCTGAAAAGCATACCAACACATAGCTGCGTACattttttaagcatattaatacacatatcaaatacatcatatataatatattcaacaataatgtttaaattaatcaaacaatGAATCACACAAAAAGTATCAAacaatttttaagaaaagtatcaaactttaatgaaatttatccacTATTTGTGATATGACTGTTTAAAATGATACAGTCCTTACTATATCAGTAGTAGTACTTTCAAGTATCAAATATACTTATTTCAATgtatcaaaaacaaattcctGAAATGATGATACATTagattataaaataacatatgaaaCTTGCAGGTTTTCATATAGAACAGTAATGTTTCACgtactaattaaattataaaacaacacatgatacattaaaatatcaaaatactgTCATACCTTTGTTGATCAGACCTCTTCACTTTGCAGTTGAAGTTGttctttatcttatatttcgTCATCACATCTACAAGTGTTGCTTTATCCTTGTATATCTGACctgtcttcacatcaacaaTATCTGAATTGATTATATCATTTGCTACTCCAACTTCTGAATTTTCATGTGTCTCAAATAAGCTATTTTCAACTATTGCCAAAGCCTGTGTATCATTTGTTGTGCCTTCTACACACGTTATTTCTCCACTTCTTCCATCAAAGTTATGTACAGTACCACTATTCTTCTCAATTGTGTCAATACATAATGGATATATTGAAAATCCAGGCTCGTTTTTTTTCAgttcaaaatatagtttaacacTCATATCGTTCTTAAGTTTCATCGGACAGGAGTTACCTTCTACAATGTAtcgaatttcaatttctttccttgATACATCAATGTCCAACTCGGCCGCAATTGCTGCTTTGAGATTAGAAAAcgaaattgaatctccaacaacgattccatcaattttgtaattttcatactgcaattcgttcacccaaattctggaatgtctcatcaaaatcgaagtattcatcttcaaaaacccactgcaacaacaaaaaaatttcggCAACTCCAATTGTTTTCTAAATAACTGATacaatctttgattttcaaattatgaaattaatatccaattaagtgctgatttaatgctgattaatgatctgttaccaCAATTTAAGCTATTTTAGTAACAGCTTTAAATTGTCCGTTTTTATCccctattttttcttaacaattttaagttactatgtatcatttaccatgtatcacaactttctaaagtatcacggctcagcaattttaaggaattttttgtaattattaaacttatcgggacagaatgtaattattgaattacactatgggattccttaaatttatagAAATGGAGAAGTGGGctgaaattttgaaatgaaaaagcCCAAATGGGTTTAAAGTGCGTAAGGAGAGATGTGAGATTGGGATTTAACAAATAGCCGAATTGAGTTAAATTGactaatttgactaagtcctaaataagacgaattaatattaattaattaattaacgagtttcttaatcttaacaaaatataaaaattttaactttatcataaattaataactaaaaaaaatatatgccaacttaaaataaactaatttaataagatactcaactaaaataaaatcttttgagatgattttcgaatattcacaaaatatattaattatatataattatatagaatatataaattatttaaaattatgaaaaagtgacgtaactatttaaaataactaaaaaactatatttattattatatttttattttgaaattcttgtaaaactaattattttaaatcgtttgaaatttaaaaaactcgataattaatttatatattagagGGCCAATATTGAATGTCAAACACTAGTTATACCACATAGACGAAATACAGTAAGAATTTTCCATATATGATGTTATGACTTAGATTATTGTGAGAATGTAGCAATTAGTATAGGTTGGGCATTGAATAGTGGGTTGGGATTAAGTAGTACATCTTTTATAGGtagaaaattgtattaaatACAAGTATCAAGGCGAGGTGTATATGTGGAAAATTGGATTAAATAAATACAAGTATTCAAGAAGAAGAGGTGATGTATATGTATATGggattttaacaaattaaataattatataggagataacaattaatattttcttataagaaatttctttcaatattATTAGAATATCTTCATGCGGCTTTATTAATGGAAAAAATGTTAAGAAAATTCCtatcttattaatttttatcgAAAAGATTTCACATTTTAAGGTAAATTTTTGCAAGAAAATTCCCAAGTAATTTAAATGCGAAATATCAATTCTTAGGTAAATTATTTGGAGATTTTTAAATTCGTATGAAACAATTACCTAGGAAGATTTTATCATCGCATTCTTTTTGGCTGAAAAATCTATAAGAAAGTCCTGCAATTTCCATTTACAATCCCTAGAAAAATTCCCAAGTAATATACTCTTTTCTTGTAGTGAATTGGACATCCTTCGtcggaaaaaaatattatatatacaagtaaatgTTACACGAAGtagttaaataacatattttggacACTTTTAATACAATAGTTTATTGTAGCCCAATTATTTTAGACCTTTTTAATGGGTTCTTTAACACCTTGAATGAGTTAGTAATCGTGTGTTTGAATCTCACTAGCAACAATTTTCTTACCCTTCTAAAAAGACTTTCTGTTCACTAGCAACAATTTCGCAAGACCTTTTGTTGTGCGATTTTCGGACaccctttttgaaatttccGATTTCGCCACTGCATTTTGCCTATAGCAAGGCCTACAAGGGGTAGAGT contains these protein-coding regions:
- the LOC112942086 gene encoding uncharacterized protein, translating into MFKDTIFGPFLDISKCNFQGQITKCLLLLELEQSNPNMLHIRHSNGCVLKFGIDDFALLTGLKVRGNTNDFKYPEQTNCMLFKKYFPGAVNSVTKHQLVQRFKMGNWESNQDALQMSMLFFIHTFVLATIDNTAISIVDFLMVEDGRYQHFPWGQLSFSKLIGSLRQDFDVSKKLYRLYGMPYALNVWIYECASNLNSEIAVRERNVIPRICNWRVVSEKAKFEMLMSTIFQKNACSNIVPTAEEIEAFDIAQVEHAHSTSIPLVQPNEQDDLDDFSTRPPEQLLRTYSRVSDTSPPPPPKRRKKSIIQKKKVSEQKQPDQSNVSPTPDDDVHVSMSSLPQHSNVDDVHSSVPQVSPKSAADVHGSVPDVSQNPAADVHGYADSQNVNNMIPHIEELKGYLKTYVDKKFEELIILIKANHSQLMQSISKENINFQADTSTFQSDK
- the LOC112942087 gene encoding uncharacterized protein, with translation MNTSILMRHSRIWVNELQYENYKIDGIVVGDSISFSNLKAAIAAELDIDVSRKEIEIRYIVEGQIYKDKATLVDVMTKYKIKNNFNCKVKRSDQQSYVLVCFSDKCGWTMKASCRKKSDIFIVRNFNSEHTCPMRERVLTKVQATVGFVSGVTAPKLVNYKRIYTPRDIIDDIREYYGVEISYQQAWRAKERALSMIRGKPSAGYRRMPRYIHMLKTVYPDSYIRMHKTEEDEFMYLFIALRPFIRGFKYCRPVVVVDGAHLSGAYKGTFVSASTLDGAVQTCIWR
- the LOC138338025 gene encoding uncharacterized protein, with the protein product MEVVPSSEFIFSVYENGRRYIVCFERKVCCCGRFQLDEIPCSHAIAVLKKKNVTDMNPYCSDYYKPDALAKTYEIPMVPMPDKKDWSDPKHVVAETVYPPRYRRSSGRPRKRRRKNADEKISVNTNCRGQCGQEGHNRRTCTFYPKEK
- the LOC104648894 gene encoding uncharacterized protein — translated: MGGVAEDGGGFSGKNGEHHIVDDAGDVDVDGVGVAVNEGEPIVSDPKDSSTSTTISPSTQAAIEALIKDLGKDATNARPLYSYDPKNITSSQYLLTDSQLPTEIPITEIAVKTDAVTPVHRNRMPSRRIQSPYCTSFGSSEKGKEKLKDMARLHFPFEGCGIADKVSPKLIEDYMNWNASDDKYRSRSCSFGFTMMDFVVAFPMNKNWFYAMSQPNKCWSDEHIDVIFYYLRKKSKLCSMDQYRYTTTHCLFMSHVKNCYDRYYMDDDDDSLTTQEHIDRASVVSVHERSIINIIKGFGIPAALPWHLVDEVYIPINCDQQFHWVLAVVELKNRLIRVFDSSISTRKQTIPHEIKMLSKMFPSYLLDSGFFEENERTKFADCQAYKDNNNGSLLEPQVPFMIEFAQDIPTQESDSLDCGLYVTAFAEYISDQINISYADFNSDYLRQRYGALLWSYGSEKAKCGYVSDNDDPPKSRGVVTPPPEEDLVHIA